The following proteins are encoded in a genomic region of Micromonospora olivasterospora:
- a CDS encoding epoxide hydrolase family protein, which produces MAVKTEERVGIAGVRPFTIEVPEAELEALRARIRATRWPERQTVGDQSQGVPLETSQALARYWEKEYDWRKVEARLNALPNFITEIDGLDIHFIHVRSKHEDALPIIVTHGWPGSIIEQLKIIGPLTDPTAHGASASDAFHLVIPSLPGYGFSGKPTTPGWGPEHIARAWIELMKRLGYTRFVAQGGDWGALITDLIGLQAPPELLGIHTNMAGTVPPDIDALIQSDITGINKALSKLPSNLSEEEKRACGQLDFFWKHGAYALVMGTRPETLTGLADSPIALASFMLDHDAASLELICRAFAGQPGGLTRDDILDNITLYWLTNTGVSAARLYAENKLSFLSAKGVSVPTAVSVFPNELYQAPRSWAERAYPKLIHYNRLDRGGHFAAWEQPQLLTEELRAGFRPLR; this is translated from the coding sequence GTGGCTGTCAAGACCGAAGAGCGGGTGGGCATCGCAGGTGTCCGGCCGTTCACGATTGAGGTCCCCGAGGCGGAACTCGAGGCGCTGCGCGCGCGCATCAGGGCCACGCGCTGGCCCGAGAGGCAGACCGTCGGCGATCAGTCGCAGGGCGTACCGCTCGAAACAAGCCAGGCGCTCGCGCGCTATTGGGAGAAGGAATACGACTGGCGCAAGGTCGAGGCGAGGCTGAATGCACTACCGAACTTCATCACCGAGATCGACGGGCTCGACATCCACTTCATCCACGTCCGATCGAAACACGAAGACGCCCTGCCGATCATCGTCACACACGGCTGGCCCGGCTCGATCATCGAGCAGCTGAAGATCATCGGCCCGCTCACCGATCCCACGGCACACGGCGCGAGCGCGTCGGACGCCTTCCATCTGGTGATCCCGTCCCTGCCGGGCTACGGGTTCTCCGGCAAGCCGACCACGCCAGGCTGGGGTCCGGAGCACATCGCACGCGCCTGGATCGAACTGATGAAGCGCCTGGGCTACACCCGATTCGTCGCCCAGGGCGGCGACTGGGGCGCGCTCATCACCGACCTCATCGGTCTGCAGGCGCCCCCGGAACTGCTCGGCATTCACACCAACATGGCCGGCACGGTTCCCCCCGACATCGATGCACTGATCCAGTCCGACATCACCGGGATAAACAAGGCACTCAGCAAGCTGCCCTCCAACCTCTCAGAAGAGGAGAAGCGCGCCTGCGGGCAGCTCGACTTCTTCTGGAAGCATGGAGCCTATGCCCTCGTGATGGGGACGCGCCCCGAGACGTTGACCGGACTCGCGGACTCGCCCATCGCATTGGCGAGCTTCATGCTGGACCATGACGCCGCCAGCCTGGAACTGATCTGCCGGGCCTTCGCCGGCCAACCCGGCGGTCTCACACGAGACGACATCCTCGACAACATCACCCTCTACTGGCTGACGAACACGGGCGTTTCTGCGGCTCGTCTCTACGCGGAGAACAAGCTTTCCTTCCTGTCCGCGAAGGGCGTTTCCGTGCCGACCGCCGTGAGCGTCTTCCCGAACGAGCTCTATCAGGCGCCGCGGAGCTGGGCGGAGCGCGCGTACCCCAAGCTCATCCACTACAACCGGCTCGACCGCGGCGGGCACTTCGCGGCCTGGGAACAACCGCAACTCCTCACCGAAGAGCTTCGTGCCGGTTTCCGGCCGCTCCGCTAG
- a CDS encoding AraC family transcriptional regulator, translating to MTRRAYSFVRTLASELARDLCVDRHYLLCASAGTLRLEAQGQAWLLPPARAALIEAGQPIRVSIPRPVTTASVLFDTRFTPPPPAPLTVFDLNPLARALLTECRTWGECDEPLTAYAETLFAALAVVTWRLAQQPSPVVVPAGRSPELRRALELTEQRLGGEVRFEDVAAKVGLAPRSLARRFEEETSMTWRAVLRRMRVLAAIEELAAGDTPVTKIAFMVGYTSLSAFNAAFRELTGRTPTEYRASFRP from the coding sequence ATGACCCGCAGGGCGTACAGCTTCGTCCGCACGCTCGCGTCGGAGCTCGCTCGCGACCTGTGTGTGGACCGCCACTACCTGCTCTGCGCCTCCGCCGGGACCCTTCGGCTGGAGGCGCAGGGTCAGGCGTGGTTGCTGCCGCCGGCGCGGGCCGCCCTGATCGAGGCAGGCCAGCCGATCCGGGTGAGCATCCCGCGGCCGGTCACGACCGCGTCGGTCCTGTTCGATACCCGATTCACCCCGCCCCCGCCAGCACCCTTAACCGTATTCGACCTCAACCCGCTGGCACGTGCACTGCTGACTGAGTGCCGCACGTGGGGCGAGTGCGACGAACCCCTCACGGCGTACGCAGAGACGCTGTTCGCCGCGCTCGCCGTGGTGACCTGGCGACTCGCCCAGCAGCCGAGCCCGGTCGTCGTGCCGGCGGGGCGGTCACCGGAACTGCGCCGGGCCCTTGAGTTGACCGAGCAGCGGCTCGGTGGTGAGGTCCGCTTCGAGGACGTGGCAGCCAAAGTTGGCCTCGCGCCGCGGTCGCTGGCACGGCGCTTCGAGGAGGAAACCAGCATGACCTGGCGGGCGGTCCTGCGCCGAATGCGGGTGCTGGCCGCGATCGAGGAACTCGCTGCGGGTGACACCCCGGTAACCAAGATCGCGTTCATGGTCGGATACACCTCACTGTCGGCGTTCAACGCCGCATTCAGGGAGCTAACTGGCCGCACGCCGACGGAGTACCGGGCCAGCTTTCGGCCCTGA
- a CDS encoding ArsR/SmtB family transcription factor: MADVPTAKTATPAISPLTGEPIKRADAERLAGVLKAFADPARLRLLSLIQSAPEGEASVSDLTAPLGLSQPTVSHHLRILTEAGLLEREKRGVWAYYRLVPSAIAAIADLLTPPRKRATKKAR, encoded by the coding sequence ATGGCAGACGTGCCAACTGCGAAAACAGCCACGCCTGCCATCTCGCCGCTGACTGGCGAGCCGATCAAGCGCGCCGATGCCGAGCGGCTCGCGGGAGTGCTGAAAGCATTCGCCGACCCCGCCCGGCTGCGACTGCTCAGCCTGATCCAGTCCGCCCCCGAGGGCGAGGCGTCCGTAAGTGACCTCACCGCGCCGCTCGGTCTCTCCCAGCCGACCGTGAGCCATCACCTCCGGATCCTCACCGAGGCCGGCCTACTCGAGCGCGAGAAGCGCGGCGTCTGGGCGTACTACCGCCTCGTGCCGTCCGCGATCGCGGCGATCGCGGACCTGTTGACTCCGCCCCGCAAGCGAGCGACGAAGAAGGCCCGCTGA
- a CDS encoding ABC transporter substrate-binding protein → MLAATGCSGSEAATPSGPTGPASPVQLTNCGLPLGIGAPPKRSIALEQNATEIMLSLGLADRMVGTSYQTDPVLPQLRSAYEQVPVLAKLYPSREAVRAANPDFVYSTYSSAYAPDAAGSRADLVKLGVPAYLSPFACENAADAIPTVSFDRIFSEVRDIATVFGVPERGEKLIREQQGRLDTAGQRVHTAAPSATGQPGAGPSLLWYYSGTTTPYVAGHGGVPDAVSSLLGARNAFTDVSQKWPAGNWEEIARRNPDVIVVADLTRGGDGDSAQSKIDFLRRNPVTSKLDAVVGGRIITVSGSSMDPSIRSVEAAELVAAGLRGFVR, encoded by the coding sequence GTGTTGGCCGCCACCGGCTGTTCCGGTAGCGAGGCCGCCACACCGAGCGGTCCGACCGGTCCGGCCAGCCCGGTCCAGCTGACCAACTGCGGGCTTCCCCTCGGCATCGGCGCGCCGCCCAAGCGTTCGATAGCGCTGGAACAGAACGCCACCGAAATCATGCTCAGCCTCGGTCTCGCCGACCGGATGGTCGGCACCAGCTACCAGACCGACCCGGTGCTGCCCCAGTTGCGGTCGGCGTACGAACAGGTGCCGGTACTGGCCAAGCTGTACCCGTCGCGGGAAGCGGTCCGAGCGGCGAACCCGGACTTCGTCTACTCGACCTACTCGTCCGCATACGCCCCGGACGCCGCCGGCTCCCGCGCCGACCTGGTCAAGCTCGGCGTGCCCGCGTACCTCTCCCCATTCGCCTGCGAGAACGCGGCGGACGCGATCCCGACGGTGAGCTTCGACAGGATCTTCAGCGAGGTCCGCGACATCGCGACCGTCTTCGGCGTACCCGAGCGGGGTGAGAAGCTGATCCGCGAACAGCAGGGCCGGCTGGACACCGCCGGGCAGCGGGTCCACACGGCTGCGCCGAGCGCTACCGGACAGCCGGGCGCAGGCCCCTCCCTGCTCTGGTACTACTCCGGCACGACCACTCCGTACGTGGCCGGGCACGGAGGCGTACCGGACGCGGTCAGCTCGCTTCTCGGAGCTCGCAACGCGTTCACCGACGTCAGCCAGAAGTGGCCCGCCGGTAACTGGGAGGAGATCGCCAGACGCAACCCGGACGTGATCGTGGTGGCCGACCTGACCCGGGGCGGCGACGGCGACAGCGCCCAGTCGAAGATCGACTTTCTGCGCCGCAACCCGGTGACATCCAAGCTGGACGCGGTGGTCGGCGGACGGATCATCACGGTGTCCGGATCGTCGATGGATCCGTCGATCCGCAGCGTCGAGGCGGCCGAACTGGTCGCCGCGGGCCTGCGCGGGTTCGTCCGATGA
- a CDS encoding putative quinol monooxygenase gives MFIAILDFRTAATDRPAALAQFDVEGDRVRAMPGNIDFRVYAAREDDNAVAVVHEWDDEASFAGYLRSDSFAQLSEVIRPMMIGAPVSRRFRADLLETVA, from the coding sequence GTGTTCATCGCGATCCTCGACTTCAGGACTGCTGCCACCGACCGACCCGCTGCCCTCGCCCAATTCGACGTGGAGGGTGACCGGGTACGTGCCATGCCGGGCAACATCGACTTCCGGGTCTACGCCGCGCGTGAGGACGACAACGCAGTCGCCGTGGTCCACGAGTGGGACGACGAGGCGTCGTTCGCCGGATACCTGAGGTCGGACTCCTTCGCGCAATTGAGCGAAGTGATTCGGCCGATGATGATCGGAGCTCCGGTGAGTCGGCGCTTTCGCGCCGACTTGCTGGAGACGGTGGCCTGA
- a CDS encoding integrase — MTADPARVAAARQLLAHLGVTLADLQADPLARTCRPSPSSCPTSSRRPGRGGRRTYGTSWNRMAAAWGERPLDAIAASDIEAMQRQIAATARSRRNSRSGRHAGEHVIAAARAIYNRAIADGLIDAAASPPTGWSSPAGYRAPVAPSPPTSPNRSTSLPAPAARTSSSTRC; from the coding sequence GTGACAGCTGATCCCGCCCGCGTCGCCGCCGCCCGGCAGCTGCTGGCCCACCTCGGCGTCACCCTCGCCGATCTGCAGGCCGACCCCCTGGCCCGAACCTGCCGACCCTCGCCGAGTAGCTGCCCCACGTCATCGCGGCGGCCGGGCCGGGGGGGCCGTCGCACCTACGGGACCTCCTGGAACCGCATGGCCGCCGCCTGGGGCGAGCGCCCCTTGGACGCCATCGCCGCCAGCGACATCGAGGCCATGCAACGACAGATCGCCGCGACGGCCCGGTCACGGCGTAACAGCCGCAGCGGCCGTCACGCCGGTGAACACGTCATCGCCGCCGCCCGCGCCATCTACAACCGGGCCATCGCCGACGGGCTCATCGACGCCGCAGCCAGCCCGCCCACCGGCTGGTCAAGCCCCGCCGGCTACCGAGCACCTGTCGCGCCCTCACCCCCGACGAGCCCGAACAGATCAACCTCGCTGCCCGCGCCAGCGGCAAGGACGTCATCCTCGACGCGCTGCTGA
- a CDS encoding RNA-guided endonuclease InsQ/TnpB family protein, with protein MVHRTARVALRVTAGQRRRCFGLLRSAGDVWACVLEVNAWRRRRHDAPLAGYQELCRELSASGAGTFAELDSTGGRSVLRRFSDAWFAAAKQRRAGDASARFPRRRRGLVPVRWYHGTFILDGHRVRIPTARGTTALWVRLARQVPYPVEQVRSITLLCEGGRLFLDVTAEVPVAVYPPGEGPDPARVAGVDIGIIHPYAVAGPGGQALLVSGRAIRAEHRMHLADTKARHRAVARRAPKPGQRGSRRWRRYRARARAVEGRHRRRVRQAQHEAARAVVGWAVEQRVGVLHVGDPRGVLDLPAGRRHNLRLRQWQIGRLLQILTDKATLAGITVHLVDERGTSSTCPTCRRRIPKPRGRTLTCPHCQFTGHRDLVAAASIATRIPGGGRTTPTAIVLPGMVTHRRAGRHLPGAGRSRRDPRRPPGGVRVKMARCGPPHRPVGSRSPNKRGSTTPRRRPGER; from the coding sequence GTGGTGCATCGCACCGCTCGTGTCGCGTTGCGGGTGACGGCGGGGCAGCGGCGGCGGTGTTTCGGCCTGCTGCGGTCGGCCGGTGACGTATGGGCGTGCGTGCTGGAGGTCAACGCGTGGCGGCGGCGCCGCCACGACGCCCCGCTGGCGGGCTATCAGGAGTTGTGTCGGGAATTGTCGGCCTCGGGTGCGGGGACTTTCGCGGAGTTGGACTCGACGGGTGGGCGGTCGGTGTTGCGGCGGTTTTCGGATGCGTGGTTCGCGGCGGCGAAACAACGCAGGGCCGGTGACGCGTCGGCGCGGTTTCCGAGGCGGCGGCGGGGGTTGGTGCCGGTGCGCTGGTACCACGGCACGTTCATCCTCGACGGCCACCGCGTGCGTATCCCCACCGCGAGAGGCACCACCGCGTTGTGGGTGCGGCTGGCGCGTCAGGTGCCGTATCCGGTGGAGCAGGTCCGCTCGATCACCCTGCTGTGCGAGGGCGGCCGGTTGTTCCTCGACGTCACCGCCGAGGTCCCGGTCGCGGTGTACCCGCCCGGTGAGGGGCCGGACCCTGCCAGGGTCGCGGGCGTGGACATCGGCATCATCCACCCGTACGCCGTCGCTGGCCCTGGCGGGCAGGCGCTGCTGGTGTCCGGGCGGGCGATCCGCGCCGAGCATCGCATGCACCTGGCCGACACCAAAGCCCGCCACCGTGCCGTCGCCCGCCGGGCACCGAAACCCGGTCAGCGGGGGTCACGGCGGTGGCGCCGATACCGGGCCCGCGCCCGGGCGGTGGAGGGCCGGCACCGGCGGCGGGTGCGCCAGGCCCAGCACGAGGCCGCCCGCGCCGTCGTCGGGTGGGCTGTCGAGCAGCGGGTCGGGGTGCTGCACGTCGGTGACCCCCGCGGTGTGCTGGACCTGCCGGCCGGGCGGCGGCACAACCTGCGGCTACGGCAGTGGCAGATCGGCCGACTGTTGCAGATCCTGACCGACAAGGCCACCCTCGCCGGCATCACCGTCCACCTGGTCGACGAACGCGGCACGTCCTCGACCTGCCCCACCTGCCGCCGACGGATACCGAAGCCGCGTGGGCGGACCCTGACCTGCCCGCACTGCCAGTTCACCGGCCACCGCGACCTCGTCGCAGCGGCCAGCATCGCCACCCGTATCCCGGGCGGCGGACGCACCACCCCCACAGCCATCGTGCTGCCCGGGATGGTCACGCACCGTCGAGCCGGCCGGCACCTCCCCGGCGCTGGCCGGTCCCGACGTGACCCCCGCCGCCCACCCGGCGGCGTGCGGGTCAAGATGGCCCGCTGTGGCCCGCCCCACCGACCAGTGGGGAGTCGCTCGCCCAACAAGCGAGGATCCACAACACCCCGCCGGAGACCCGGTGAACGTTAG
- a CDS encoding GNAT family N-acetyltransferase: protein MARLSRTAGLLGLRYPGGPELNEERHATWLELFFDLVFVLALLGVTARLDIRASPSVQELAVAIVLYVLIQWSWIGQSFYDTRYDPDDTLHQLLVLAATVGAGAITLGVQQAPSGLLLPVGYLIVRGCLLLMYLRVLAADRSAWDLVAVYLTGFGTDAARVLLRWAFDTLDLSRVQAETDTRNVASARVLEKLGFVREGKLREDCAELRAFWLLWRLPGPR, encoded by the coding sequence TTGGCCCGGCTGTCCCGTACCGCGGGTCTGCTGGGGCTACGCTACCCCGGCGGGCCGGAGCTGAACGAAGAGCGGCATGCCACCTGGCTTGAACTTTTCTTCGATCTGGTATTCGTCCTGGCCCTGCTGGGCGTGACCGCGCGGTTGGACATCCGGGCATCGCCGAGTGTGCAAGAACTCGCCGTTGCCATCGTGCTTTACGTGCTCATCCAGTGGTCATGGATCGGCCAGTCTTTCTACGACACCCGCTACGACCCGGACGACACTCTGCACCAACTGCTCGTGCTGGCTGCGACGGTTGGTGCTGGCGCCATTACCCTCGGCGTGCAGCAGGCCCCCTCCGGGCTGCTGCTGCCGGTCGGGTACCTGATCGTGCGTGGCTGTCTGCTCCTGATGTACCTGCGAGTCCTCGCAGCCGACCGGTCCGCCTGGGATCTGGTCGCCGTCTATCTCACCGGATTCGGTACCGACGCCGCGCGCGTTTTGCTGCGGTGGGCATTCGACACGCTGGACCTGAGTCGCGTCCAGGCTGAGACCGATACGCGCAACGTGGCGTCCGCCCGCGTGCTGGAGAAGCTCGGGTTCGTGCGTGAAGGGAAGTTGCGGGAAGACTGCGCCGAATTGCGGGCCTTCTGGCTGCTGTGGCGGTTGCCTGGACCCAGGTGA
- a CDS encoding alpha/beta fold hydrolase, with protein MDRFTDSMEVQKTGIGADEVAEYARYLQDDAHLRASFEYFRALPQDIADNAEYAKTKLTMPVLALGARASLGDAVSQQAAHYAFNVIGGVVEDCGHWIFEERPAELTSQLLEFLQPA; from the coding sequence GTGGATCGGTTCACCGACTCGATGGAGGTGCAGAAGACCGGCATCGGCGCGGACGAGGTCGCGGAGTACGCCCGATACCTTCAGGACGACGCCCACCTGCGGGCGAGCTTCGAGTATTTCCGCGCCCTTCCACAGGACATCGCCGACAACGCCGAGTACGCCAAGACGAAACTCACCATGCCGGTGCTCGCCCTCGGCGCCCGGGCGAGCCTAGGGGACGCCGTCTCCCAACAGGCCGCCCATTACGCCTTCAACGTGATCGGCGGCGTCGTGGAGGACTGTGGCCATTGGATCTTCGAGGAACGCCCCGCCGAACTCACGAGCCAACTGCTGGAGTTCCTCCAACCGGCTTGA